A genomic region of Alicyclobacillus sp. SO9 contains the following coding sequences:
- a CDS encoding SHOCT domain-containing protein: MPFGIIHGFGAIGALIVVWWFFRLLVVGAVVFLVVYAVRSLSKGDNRMRYGKGPIAHDDSAKRILDERYARGEISAEEYREMKEELRK; the protein is encoded by the coding sequence ATGCCATTCGGCATCATTCACGGGTTTGGGGCCATTGGTGCGCTCATCGTAGTGTGGTGGTTTTTCCGCCTGCTGGTCGTTGGTGCTGTGGTTTTTCTGGTGGTTTACGCTGTCCGATCTCTATCTAAAGGAGATAACCGAATGCGCTATGGCAAAGGGCCCATCGCCCATGATGACAGTGCTAAACGGATTCTCGATGAACGCTATGCCCGCGGCGAAATTTCTGCGGAAGAGTATCGTGAAATGAAAGAGGAGTTGCGAAAATAA
- a CDS encoding FMN-binding glutamate synthase family protein, with protein MNLADYLVIVGFIGGLVILIGMLVLVRLIYDHDKHQKQHPVLRNYPLLGKMRYFLEKLGPELRQYLYNSDTEGKPFSRFDYEMVVKSAKYQRDVLSFGSLRDFDEAGFYIRNALFPKQTQELKFDREATVETRKYLLLKDPLFTSRKEKFENSNPLAYLLNTEDAVVIGRDCRYPFVVRGQVGMSAMSFGALGHHAISALSLGLAMAKGTWMNTGEGGLSPYHLKGDIDIIMQIGPGLFGVRDKDGNFDWNRLKEKSEISQVRAFELKLAQGAKARGGHVDGEKVTQEIADIRMVEPYQSIDSPNRFNEFHSLPEMFQFINRMKEHTGKPVGIKIVVGSKEEADELASFMAKTHTGPDFITIDGGEGGTGATYQELADSVGLPIKSSLPLMHQSLVRYGVRDRVILIASGKMFSPDRIAIALSMGADLVNVARGLMIAIGCIQSLKCHANICPVGVATTDEHLQQGLVVDEKKYRVANYVITLRKGLFRLAAAAGLDSPVQFSTQNVVYKDAQGRVQTLAEIYEKM; from the coding sequence ATGAACCTCGCGGATTATCTTGTCATTGTCGGCTTTATTGGCGGACTTGTCATTCTCATTGGAATGCTGGTTCTAGTTCGCCTTATTTATGATCACGATAAACATCAGAAACAGCATCCCGTTCTACGAAATTATCCATTGTTGGGGAAGATGCGGTATTTTCTCGAAAAGCTCGGCCCAGAGTTGCGGCAATACCTTTATAACAGTGACACAGAAGGAAAGCCGTTTTCACGCTTTGACTATGAAATGGTGGTTAAGAGTGCAAAGTACCAACGTGATGTTTTAAGTTTTGGTTCACTCCGTGACTTCGATGAGGCTGGATTTTATATTCGAAACGCTCTGTTTCCCAAGCAGACTCAGGAACTGAAATTCGATAGGGAAGCGACCGTAGAGACACGGAAGTACTTGTTGCTAAAGGATCCCCTGTTTACAAGCCGGAAAGAGAAGTTTGAGAATAGCAATCCACTCGCTTATCTGCTGAACACTGAAGATGCTGTGGTTATTGGGAGAGATTGCCGCTACCCGTTTGTTGTTAGAGGGCAAGTGGGTATGTCGGCCATGAGTTTTGGGGCACTGGGCCATCATGCTATCTCAGCACTTTCCTTGGGCCTTGCCATGGCGAAGGGAACCTGGATGAACACGGGTGAGGGCGGACTTTCTCCCTATCACTTGAAGGGTGACATTGACATTATCATGCAGATTGGACCCGGACTGTTCGGCGTACGGGATAAGGACGGGAATTTCGACTGGAACAGGCTGAAGGAGAAGAGTGAAATTTCTCAGGTGAGGGCATTTGAGTTGAAGTTAGCGCAAGGTGCCAAGGCACGCGGCGGACATGTGGACGGAGAAAAAGTTACGCAGGAGATTGCGGACATTCGTATGGTTGAGCCGTACCAATCGATTGACAGCCCCAACAGGTTTAACGAGTTCCATAGCCTTCCTGAAATGTTCCAATTTATCAATCGAATGAAAGAACACACAGGAAAGCCTGTTGGAATAAAAATCGTTGTTGGGAGCAAGGAGGAAGCAGATGAATTGGCTTCGTTTATGGCAAAGACTCACACGGGCCCGGATTTTATCACCATTGACGGAGGGGAAGGCGGCACAGGAGCCACCTATCAAGAGCTGGCAGACAGTGTCGGGCTGCCTATCAAATCATCACTCCCTCTGATGCACCAATCCCTGGTGCGGTACGGAGTTCGCGACAGAGTGATACTCATTGCTTCCGGAAAAATGTTTTCACCCGACAGGATTGCCATAGCCCTTTCTATGGGAGCTGACTTAGTCAATGTCGCTCGTGGTCTTATGATTGCCATAGGTTGTATACAGTCGTTAAAATGCCATGCAAATATATGTCCGGTGGGTGTAGCTACGACCGATGAGCATCTGCAGCAGGGCCTGGTTGTAGACGAAAAGAAATACCGTGTCGCTAATTACGTCATTACCTTGCGAAAAGGTCTCTTTCGGCTGGCGGCTGCAGCCGGATTGGATTCGCCAGTTCAGTTCAGCACTCAGAATGTGGTCTACAAAGATGCACAGGGACGGGTTCAGACGCTGGCGGAGATATATGAAAAAATGTGA
- a CDS encoding MFS transporter has protein sequence MSSDTPLIHTVAKRLIVIRGLRSMGQGAMVVDLVLYLKDLHWNGTAIGGVTTGAGLFGAALILGVGILSDKFGRKRFLVTYEILTILAALTATLTNAALPLVIAIVVAGFGRGQNGGAGPFAPAEQAWLAHYITRSDRGRVFSYNAAVGFFGMAAGSIIGGWPSLSPATTVIGAFRPVFIFVGAISLVCFIVIWGTEEKRGQSAGANLQKASQYPAAPEGQVDSDEEADIRKKENRAMLKYASLNVLNGIAVGMTGPMMVYWFSLKFGAHTGGIGIMLSVGFLVTSLFSVLNARLARRVGVVRTVTVMRLTGSSLMALLPWLPNFGFASFVYIVRSGLNRGTMGNRNALSTSLTRDTRRGLAVSLNALSMRLPSSIGPTISGYLFDIGWLNIPLYITAVLQIVNAALYQKLFGSFDRQAPPSEKAQESESRQ, from the coding sequence ATGTCGTCAGATACACCATTAATCCATACGGTTGCCAAAAGGCTCATTGTCATTCGCGGTTTGCGCAGTATGGGCCAGGGAGCCATGGTGGTCGATCTCGTTCTCTATTTGAAGGACCTGCACTGGAACGGGACTGCGATTGGCGGGGTTACCACTGGCGCTGGACTGTTCGGTGCCGCATTAATACTTGGCGTAGGTATACTTAGTGATAAATTTGGACGAAAGCGATTTCTCGTGACTTATGAGATTTTAACGATACTGGCGGCTCTTACGGCCACTTTGACCAACGCTGCTCTGCCGTTGGTGATTGCGATAGTCGTTGCCGGATTTGGGCGAGGACAAAATGGTGGAGCAGGACCTTTCGCACCGGCCGAACAGGCTTGGCTTGCTCATTACATCACCCGGTCTGACCGGGGACGTGTGTTCAGTTACAATGCGGCTGTTGGATTTTTTGGAATGGCAGCGGGATCGATTATTGGAGGCTGGCCCAGCCTTTCTCCTGCCACAACAGTCATTGGGGCGTTTCGACCAGTCTTCATCTTTGTCGGCGCAATTTCCCTTGTGTGTTTCATTGTAATTTGGGGCACGGAGGAAAAACGCGGGCAATCTGCAGGGGCAAACCTTCAGAAAGCCTCACAGTATCCCGCTGCTCCTGAAGGACAAGTGGACTCTGATGAGGAAGCCGACATACGAAAAAAGGAGAACCGTGCGATGTTGAAATATGCATCGCTGAACGTATTGAACGGTATTGCAGTGGGGATGACAGGGCCCATGATGGTCTACTGGTTTAGTCTGAAATTTGGGGCACACACAGGCGGTATTGGAATAATGCTGTCGGTGGGCTTTCTTGTGACATCCCTGTTTTCTGTTCTGAATGCCAGGCTGGCTCGGCGCGTGGGGGTCGTGAGGACTGTAACTGTCATGAGACTGACGGGATCGTCGCTGATGGCACTGCTGCCCTGGTTGCCGAATTTTGGATTCGCATCGTTTGTATATATTGTCAGAAGCGGTCTCAATCGCGGCACAATGGGGAATAGAAACGCATTAAGTACGAGTCTTACGAGGGATACCAGACGGGGCTTGGCAGTGAGCCTGAATGCGTTGTCCATGCGGCTTCCGTCATCTATTGGACCAACCATCAGCGGTTATCTGTTCGACATTGGCTGGCTCAACATTCCGCTCTACATAACAGCGGTGCTGCAAATCGTGAATGCCGCATTGTACCAAAAACTGTTTGGAAGTTTCGACAGGCAAGCCCCGCCGTCGGAAAAAGCGCAGGAGTCAGAAAGTCGCCAGTGA
- a CDS encoding MFS transporter, producing MSEIHNKRLKRAPTRNILIITISLGILLNPLNSSMISVALARIQQDFHLTFTTSSWLISSYYLTSAISQPVMGKIADVFGRKRVFITGLLLVALSSVTAPYSPTFGWLITLRLIQSLGSGALYPAGMGIVRHQITERQAQALALLSVFASGAAAFGPSLGGIVMHWGDWPAIFWVNIPFIIASVSMALFFLPRDAKSVTGAEEKKSSLLKTVILRLDLFGIGVFAGGIVASLVFLLTLANSMHPLTGVLAVALIGVFIWWETRSKLPFIDLRMLTKNMSLTWVLIQFVTVNIIFYSIFFGIPTYLQDVRHFNPQDTGFIMLAVAGFSVIVSPLTGRWVERSGSRPPLLLAGLCLTVGSILFVTVHSQSPVWWLVIILSTLGLSNGFNNVGLQTALFRVTPQEVISTASGLFQMSRYLGTILSTVLLGLMFGNRLSTLELRHLGLILAIFGILVIGMSWRLPRKA from the coding sequence TTGTCTGAAATACATAATAAGAGATTGAAGCGTGCTCCAACCCGAAATATCCTTATTATCACAATCTCTCTCGGCATTCTGCTCAATCCACTGAACTCATCGATGATATCCGTCGCTTTGGCTCGAATTCAACAGGATTTCCATCTCACCTTCACGACATCATCCTGGCTTATCTCGTCGTATTACCTGACCAGCGCCATCAGTCAGCCCGTAATGGGGAAAATTGCAGACGTATTTGGCCGGAAGCGGGTCTTTATCACTGGATTGTTGCTCGTTGCACTGTCTTCTGTAACCGCTCCCTATTCACCCACATTTGGCTGGCTGATTACATTAAGACTGATTCAATCCCTCGGCAGCGGTGCATTGTATCCAGCCGGAATGGGGATTGTACGCCATCAAATTACGGAGCGTCAGGCCCAGGCTTTAGCTCTTTTATCTGTCTTTGCCTCCGGTGCGGCGGCATTTGGACCGTCCTTGGGCGGTATTGTCATGCACTGGGGCGACTGGCCGGCCATTTTCTGGGTCAACATCCCATTTATTATTGCCAGCGTATCAATGGCACTGTTTTTTCTGCCTCGGGATGCGAAGTCTGTGACGGGCGCAGAAGAGAAGAAGAGCAGTTTACTGAAAACAGTCATTTTGCGTCTGGACTTGTTTGGCATTGGCGTGTTTGCAGGCGGTATCGTAGCCAGCCTAGTATTCCTGCTCACGTTGGCCAACAGCATGCACCCTTTGACCGGTGTCCTCGCAGTGGCTTTAATAGGAGTGTTTATTTGGTGGGAAACTCGCAGCAAACTCCCGTTTATTGACCTTCGAATGCTCACCAAAAACATGAGTTTGACATGGGTGCTCATTCAGTTTGTTACAGTGAACATCATCTTCTACTCCATATTTTTCGGAATTCCGACGTACTTGCAGGATGTACGACACTTCAATCCTCAGGATACTGGATTCATCATGCTTGCAGTGGCCGGGTTCAGTGTCATTGTATCGCCTCTCACAGGACGGTGGGTTGAGCGGTCTGGAAGCCGCCCTCCTCTGCTGTTGGCGGGGCTGTGTTTAACCGTCGGCTCCATCCTGTTTGTGACGGTTCACTCCCAGTCACCCGTATGGTGGCTGGTTATCATCCTGTCCACACTGGGCCTCAGCAACGGATTTAACAATGTGGGCCTTCAAACTGCGTTGTTCCGGGTAACCCCCCAGGAAGTCATCAGTACTGCGTCGGGATTGTTTCAAATGTCCAGATATCTTGGAACCATCCTGTCTACGGTCCTCCTGGGGCTCATGTTTGGCAACCGCCTCTCCACATTGGAGTTGCGTCACCTGGGTCTCATTCTAGCCATATTTGGTATCTTAGTAATCGGAATGAGTTGGCGCCTTCCGAGAAAGGCGTAG
- a CDS encoding alpha/beta hydrolase family protein → MALIRCYFKSDILQLNTSMTVILPEVSTSGSKTNYPTLYLLHGLSDDDTIWMRKTSIERYVEHLNLAVIMPQVHRSFYTDMVHGNKYWTFLTEELPKASRAFFPLSNRREDTFVAGLSMGGYGALKWALSKPGEICAAASLSGAVDVAAMMEHEHSMSDDFSNVFGNESVQNTKHDLFSLLHRMTSGAGPTPRIFQCCGTEDFLYDDNQKFRTACENSRLDYHYQESPGNHDWAYWDMQIQSVIDWIQQHG, encoded by the coding sequence ATGGCACTTATTCGCTGTTACTTCAAGTCTGATATTTTGCAACTAAACACGTCAATGACGGTGATTCTACCAGAGGTGTCAACGTCAGGCTCCAAGACGAACTATCCTACGCTCTACTTATTGCACGGGTTGTCAGACGACGATACCATCTGGATGCGCAAAACGTCTATCGAACGCTACGTGGAACATCTCAATCTAGCAGTGATAATGCCTCAGGTTCATCGTAGCTTTTACACGGATATGGTTCATGGCAACAAGTACTGGACCTTCCTGACAGAGGAACTTCCCAAAGCCTCGCGAGCTTTCTTTCCACTGTCCAATCGTCGCGAAGACACTTTTGTTGCCGGTCTATCTATGGGCGGCTATGGTGCGCTGAAATGGGCATTGTCAAAACCGGGAGAGATATGTGCAGCAGCCAGTCTGTCTGGCGCAGTGGATGTTGCGGCTATGATGGAACATGAGCACTCTATGTCGGATGATTTTTCGAATGTGTTCGGCAATGAGTCTGTCCAGAACACAAAGCACGACCTGTTCTCCCTGCTTCACCGGATGACCAGCGGCGCAGGCCCAACGCCTCGAATTTTTCAATGCTGCGGCACCGAAGACTTTCTCTATGACGACAATCAGAAATTCCGAACGGCATGCGAAAACTCACGACTGGACTACCACTATCAAGAGAGCCCCGGGAATCACGATTGGGCGTACTGGGACATGCAAATACAATCCGTCATTGACTGGATACAGCAACACGGATAA
- a CDS encoding glycerophosphodiester phosphodiesterase family protein, protein MSRIQSLLRTQEVWVGHRGANAQMPENTMPAFEKAVELGAHMIELDVQMTSDGEVIVLHDAFLDRTTNGSGMVANATWAEVSRLDAGIHFYDGAASGIHVPRLAEVLDWLPEHIALNIEVKGTPANFTDLGNAVMKRVEQAGKKHQVLISSFNHQALAQIRELDNDIALGALYAGKLWPPFYTARTLALSSLHETIESIDSQWVHRVHEEGLELVVWTLRTAAEIDYCRSMGVRVFIVDDLTLL, encoded by the coding sequence TTGAGTCGTATTCAATCCTTGCTACGAACACAGGAGGTCTGGGTCGGTCATCGTGGCGCTAATGCACAGATGCCGGAAAACACCATGCCGGCCTTTGAAAAAGCAGTCGAACTAGGCGCTCATATGATTGAATTGGATGTGCAAATGACTTCAGATGGAGAAGTCATCGTTCTTCATGACGCATTTCTCGACCGCACAACCAACGGCAGCGGCATGGTTGCAAATGCGACCTGGGCAGAAGTGTCAAGACTCGATGCAGGAATTCACTTCTACGATGGGGCAGCCTCAGGTATTCACGTTCCACGCTTGGCAGAAGTGTTAGATTGGTTGCCGGAGCACATCGCGCTAAACATCGAAGTGAAAGGTACGCCTGCAAACTTTACGGACTTAGGCAACGCTGTGATGAAAAGGGTTGAGCAAGCTGGGAAGAAACACCAGGTGCTCATTTCTTCCTTCAATCATCAAGCGCTGGCGCAAATTAGGGAACTTGACAATGATATTGCACTGGGTGCTTTGTATGCCGGAAAGCTGTGGCCGCCTTTCTACACAGCCCGTACCCTTGCATTAAGCAGCTTGCACGAGACAATAGAATCGATTGACAGTCAATGGGTCCATCGCGTTCACGAAGAAGGGTTAGAACTTGTTGTCTGGACTTTGCGGACAGCCGCAGAGATTGACTACTGCCGATCTATGGGTGTGAGAGTCTTTATTGTAGATGACCTGACACTGCTTTAG
- a CDS encoding DUF5317 domain-containing protein — translation MVFNTAILILVAVLVAWIRGGKLENLVDVKFRFYWIIILAFAVQFMTIFIDTHYVRMIDLITYTAVLVVAFLNRKSLGILLVLIGIVMNYAVMLFNRGRMPVYIPDAEKISSSSQIHSLIAGSYGKQIAMSIHTHLNYLGDIFFVGHPYPIPTLLSAGDLVVAAGVFIFIQSSMLKSKGPQGEV, via the coding sequence GTGGTCTTTAATACCGCCATTTTAATCTTAGTTGCCGTATTGGTGGCGTGGATTAGAGGAGGCAAGTTGGAAAACCTTGTTGACGTGAAATTTCGTTTTTATTGGATAATTATTCTCGCCTTTGCAGTACAGTTTATGACTATTTTTATTGATACGCACTATGTTCGAATGATAGACCTCATAACGTATACAGCAGTACTAGTAGTAGCATTTCTAAATAGGAAATCTCTTGGAATTCTTTTAGTTCTCATTGGTATAGTTATGAATTACGCGGTGATGCTGTTTAATAGGGGACGCATGCCAGTCTATATACCCGATGCCGAGAAAATTTCTTCCAGTAGCCAGATTCACAGCCTCATCGCTGGATCCTACGGTAAGCAGATTGCAATGTCCATACACACCCATCTGAATTATTTGGGTGACATATTTTTTGTTGGACATCCTTACCCGATACCAACCTTATTGAGCGCGGGAGATTTGGTGGTCGCTGCTGGCGTTTTTATATTTATACAGTCCTCGATGCTCAAATCCAAAGGGCCACAAGGAGAAGTATAG
- the mscL gene encoding large conductance mechanosensitive channel protein MscL, with protein sequence MWEEFKEFALKGSVVDMAIGIIIGAAFSKIVNSLVDDIIMPPVGLIVAKINFNNLFISLTGHHYRSLAAAKAAGAPTLNYGEFLTNVLNFLIVAAILFFVVRELNVLRRNSQKTKVVTASKCPYCKEVIQVQATRCPHCTADLTAPKIKLK encoded by the coding sequence TTGTGGGAGGAGTTTAAGGAATTTGCCCTTAAGGGCAGCGTTGTGGACATGGCGATTGGAATCATCATTGGAGCAGCGTTCTCTAAAATCGTCAATTCCCTTGTCGATGACATCATCATGCCGCCGGTTGGACTCATTGTTGCCAAAATTAACTTTAACAACTTGTTTATTAGCCTGACCGGTCACCACTATAGGTCTTTGGCTGCTGCTAAGGCAGCCGGGGCTCCGACACTGAATTACGGTGAGTTCTTGACAAATGTTCTCAACTTTCTCATCGTTGCTGCTATTCTGTTTTTTGTGGTGCGTGAATTGAACGTTTTGCGGCGAAACAGTCAAAAGACAAAGGTAGTAACAGCCTCGAAGTGTCCGTACTGCAAGGAGGTCATCCAAGTACAAGCGACTAGGTGCCCTCACTGTACGGCTGACCTGACTGCGCCCAAAATCAAACTAAAATAA
- a CDS encoding diguanylate cyclase, translating to MKSRSRSTWLTDAYSSILLIFFLWLWHSQYSPLTLGIWRSTFVLGGLALIFDAFDIVLPSGEGLTLTSALLVAEGTTLGMNSVFVTVTLIGVFNILRTPRHWKIHIFNAVQFGLSSYVGFEAFTAIGGKLSKPFNFSHPYTLVFIASYFVANILLVSMYRMLRERVSFSQSIQGFVELEVLLSYFMMMGFGVVTIVLLQHTGLAGVLFLSLVLGSLASVFRHYFSIYSHFKTLSIKDEVTNTYNHREFQTQMSGLVEQGQPFSLLLLDVDFFKTYNDTLGHPQGDRLLKTLSDKMVTFIGDKGTVFRYGGEEFAVILPNAILSGAVKLAQELCDSIADTAFIGTECMPGKHITVSTGVSSFPYMTKNRNHVIAYADEALYKAKNLGRNRVELYKSDLLSLVPELAEIEGVNVEEMQELVANLRDVDHYTYRHSERVLQYAIALASQVGIPEEDWVYFKCAALLHDIGKCQIPRYILTKPGRVNDEEWEQIKVHPVTGEEMVAQVLDNEIIHQMIRHHHERYDGRGYPDGIDGTDIPYYARLLTVVDSFDAMTSSRPYQAKRSVQEAIKELRDCAGTQFDPDLAEKFAEIVLDLKVHSLHVGA from the coding sequence TTGAAATCCAGATCCCGAAGTACATGGTTGACTGACGCATATTCCTCAATACTACTAATCTTCTTCTTGTGGCTGTGGCATAGTCAGTACAGCCCCCTTACTCTGGGCATTTGGCGTTCGACGTTCGTCCTAGGGGGACTTGCACTCATATTTGATGCTTTTGACATTGTTCTGCCTTCTGGCGAGGGCCTGACTCTTACATCAGCTTTGTTGGTGGCTGAAGGCACAACTTTGGGAATGAATTCCGTATTCGTGACCGTAACGTTGATTGGGGTATTTAACATTCTAAGAACCCCTCGTCACTGGAAGATTCATATCTTCAATGCTGTACAGTTTGGATTGTCTTCCTATGTGGGCTTTGAAGCTTTCACGGCAATCGGGGGTAAGCTTAGCAAGCCGTTTAATTTCTCTCACCCGTATACTTTGGTGTTTATCGCTTCTTATTTCGTCGCAAACATCCTTTTGGTATCAATGTACCGTATGTTGCGTGAACGCGTATCTTTCTCACAGAGTATTCAGGGTTTCGTTGAACTTGAAGTGTTGTTAAGTTATTTCATGATGATGGGTTTTGGAGTCGTAACGATAGTACTTCTTCAGCACACAGGGCTTGCCGGCGTACTTTTCCTCAGCCTCGTTCTGGGTAGCTTAGCTTCAGTATTCCGCCATTATTTTAGCATTTACTCCCACTTCAAGACGCTGTCCATCAAGGACGAAGTAACCAATACATATAATCACAGAGAGTTTCAAACGCAGATGTCTGGTTTAGTGGAACAGGGCCAGCCGTTTTCGCTTCTACTGTTGGACGTTGATTTTTTCAAAACATACAATGACACGCTGGGGCATCCTCAAGGTGACAGGCTGTTAAAGACACTGTCCGACAAAATGGTTACATTTATTGGCGACAAGGGAACGGTATTTCGTTACGGAGGAGAAGAGTTTGCCGTTATCTTGCCAAATGCCATTCTCAGCGGGGCTGTAAAGCTGGCTCAAGAACTGTGCGATTCCATAGCTGATACAGCATTTATCGGGACTGAATGTATGCCGGGAAAACACATCACAGTGTCCACTGGAGTCTCATCATTTCCGTATATGACGAAAAACCGCAATCACGTCATCGCTTACGCTGACGAGGCTTTGTACAAGGCGAAAAACCTTGGCAGAAATCGCGTCGAATTATACAAATCGGACTTGCTTTCCTTGGTTCCGGAACTGGCTGAAATTGAAGGTGTCAACGTCGAAGAAATGCAGGAACTGGTTGCAAACCTTCGTGACGTCGATCACTATACATACCGTCACAGTGAGCGTGTCCTGCAATACGCCATTGCTTTAGCCAGTCAGGTCGGCATCCCTGAAGAAGACTGGGTCTACTTCAAATGTGCTGCATTGCTTCATGACATTGGAAAGTGCCAGATTCCCAGATACATTCTCACCAAGCCTGGCCGCGTCAACGATGAAGAGTGGGAGCAGATTAAGGTTCATCCTGTTACAGGAGAGGAAATGGTTGCTCAGGTTTTGGACAACGAGATTATCCATCAAATGATTCGACACCACCATGAGCGTTATGACGGCAGAGGATATCCTGACGGGATTGACGGGACCGATATTCCCTATTATGCGCGCCTCCTAACTGTGGTGGACAGCTTCGATGCTATGACTTCCAGCCGTCCTTATCAGGCAAAGAGGAGTGTACAGGAAGCAATAAAGGAATTGCGAGACTGTGCAGGGACGCAGTTCGATCCGGATTTGGCAGAAAAATTTGCTGAGATTGTTCTCGACTTGAAAGTTCATTCACTCCATGTGGGCGCTTAA
- a CDS encoding aldo/keto reductase produces MEQRKLGSQGLTISTLGLGCMGMSDFYSNRDDNESIETIRRAIDLGVTFFDTADMYGVGRNEELVGKALRDRRDEVVLATKFGNVRSEDGKFLGINGRPDYVKAACDASLKRLGVDYIDLYYQHRVDPDVPIEETVGAMADLVKEGKVRYLGLSEAAPATIRKAHETHPISALQTEYSLWSRDVEDEILPAVRELGIGFVPYSPLGRGFLTGQLKKFEDLPEDDYRRFSPRFQGENFDKNLLLVEKIEELSKAKGCSPAQLALAWLVAQGKDIVPIPGTKRRKYLEENVESLRVKLTEGELAQIDAIAPKGVAAGLRYPEQAMKAVNR; encoded by the coding sequence ATGGAGCAACGCAAATTAGGCAGTCAAGGACTGACGATATCTACACTTGGCTTAGGTTGTATGGGGATGTCAGATTTCTATAGCAACCGAGATGACAACGAATCCATTGAAACCATTCGCCGAGCCATTGACTTGGGTGTTACATTCTTTGATACAGCCGACATGTATGGTGTTGGACGGAATGAGGAATTGGTCGGTAAAGCGCTGCGGGATAGAAGAGACGAAGTTGTCCTCGCCACGAAATTTGGTAATGTCCGCTCAGAGGACGGAAAATTCCTTGGTATTAACGGGCGGCCGGACTACGTGAAAGCAGCATGTGATGCCAGTCTAAAGCGCTTGGGTGTCGATTATATTGATTTATACTACCAACATCGGGTCGATCCCGATGTCCCCATCGAAGAAACAGTTGGAGCGATGGCTGATTTGGTGAAGGAAGGCAAGGTCCGCTACCTCGGCCTGTCTGAAGCAGCGCCGGCCACCATTAGAAAAGCGCATGAAACCCACCCGATTTCGGCTTTGCAAACCGAGTACTCCTTGTGGAGTCGGGATGTCGAAGATGAAATACTGCCCGCAGTTCGTGAACTCGGCATTGGCTTTGTACCGTACAGTCCGTTGGGACGAGGCTTTTTGACAGGGCAACTGAAGAAGTTTGAGGACTTGCCGGAAGATGATTACCGTCGCTTTTCACCTCGCTTTCAAGGAGAAAATTTTGATAAGAATCTGCTTCTTGTAGAAAAGATTGAAGAGTTGTCTAAGGCAAAGGGTTGCTCCCCAGCTCAATTGGCTTTGGCTTGGCTGGTTGCGCAAGGAAAGGACATTGTTCCCATTCCAGGGACAAAACGCCGCAAATACCTCGAGGAGAACGTGGAATCACTTCGGGTGAAGTTGACGGAAGGTGAACTCGCCCAGATTGATGCCATCGCTCCGAAAGGGGTTGCTGCCGGTTTGCGATACCCGGAACAAGCCATGAAAGCCGTTAATCGCTGA
- a CDS encoding glycerophosphodiester phosphodiesterase translates to MMKSSQNSTSFSRRRFPSQFNQPTQTEIWAHRGFSSRFPENTLPAFEAALEIGVDGLELDIHRSKDGHIVVMHDYQVRRTTNASGYIFELTLDELKSLDAGQWKGRHFIGYEIPTLAEVLSLVSHWNSPVTLNIESKSGRITYPDLESDAWQLVKEYHMEHQTVLSSFNHLALQQFKQTCPDASVAPLYWEGLVDSWLYAERLGAPAVHPFKNAFNHEVVKACHQHGIRVHAFGVDDVRTARRLIAWGVDALITNHPDVLLGIQARP, encoded by the coding sequence ATGATGAAATCCAGTCAGAATTCAACGTCCTTTTCCAGACGTAGATTTCCATCACAGTTTAATCAGCCAACTCAAACAGAGATTTGGGCACATCGTGGATTTTCGTCGCGCTTTCCTGAGAATACGCTTCCTGCCTTTGAAGCAGCTCTAGAGATTGGGGTGGATGGACTGGAGCTGGATATCCACAGATCAAAGGACGGGCATATTGTTGTGATGCACGATTACCAGGTGAGGAGGACCACGAACGCATCTGGATACATTTTCGAACTCACTCTGGATGAATTAAAATCCCTCGATGCGGGCCAGTGGAAGGGTCGACATTTCATTGGTTACGAAATACCTACATTAGCGGAAGTTCTCAGCCTTGTATCACATTGGAACAGTCCAGTCACGTTAAACATTGAAAGCAAATCAGGGAGGATTACGTACCCTGACCTGGAATCAGACGCATGGCAATTGGTAAAAGAGTATCACATGGAGCACCAAACCGTACTTTCATCGTTTAACCACCTTGCATTGCAGCAATTTAAGCAGACTTGCCCCGATGCATCAGTGGCTCCTTTGTACTGGGAAGGACTGGTCGACTCGTGGTTGTATGCTGAGCGGCTGGGAGCACCCGCTGTTCACCCTTTTAAAAACGCCTTCAATCACGAAGTCGTCAAGGCGTGCCACCAACATGGCATTAGGGTCCATGCGTTTGGAGTGGACGATGTTCGCACTGCAAGACGGCTGATAGCCTGGGGCGTAGACGCCCTTATCACAAACCATCCTGATGTACTGCTTGGAATCCAAGCGCGACCTTGA